Proteins encoded by one window of Microbaculum marinisediminis:
- a CDS encoding SDR family oxidoreductase has product MTERTGRLAGKQVLITAAGQGIGRSTAELFAQEGAHVIASDINDAALKELRAVPGITVLKLDVTDAEAVDAAAADFPPLDVLFNCAGYVANGSILDCDEGDWDFSFELNAKSMFRLIRLTLPAMIERGGGSIINMSSVASSLKGVSNRFAYCASKAAVIGLTKSVAADFVTQGIRCNAICPGTVDSPSLHERLRATGDYEQALGDFIGRQPMGRIGTPAEIAALALYLASDDSAYSTGQAYAIDGGWTV; this is encoded by the coding sequence ATGACTGAACGAACGGGCCGTCTGGCCGGAAAGCAGGTGCTGATAACCGCCGCCGGGCAGGGGATAGGACGGAGCACGGCAGAGCTGTTCGCCCAGGAAGGGGCGCATGTGATCGCGAGCGACATCAACGATGCCGCTCTGAAGGAGCTGCGAGCCGTTCCGGGTATCACCGTGCTGAAACTCGACGTGACCGATGCCGAAGCGGTGGACGCGGCCGCGGCGGATTTTCCGCCGCTGGATGTGCTGTTCAACTGCGCCGGCTACGTCGCCAATGGCAGTATCCTGGATTGCGACGAAGGCGACTGGGACTTCAGTTTCGAACTGAACGCCAAATCGATGTTTCGGCTGATCCGGCTGACCCTGCCTGCGATGATCGAACGGGGCGGCGGGTCGATCATCAACATGTCCTCGGTCGCCTCTTCGCTGAAGGGCGTGTCCAACCGATTTGCCTATTGCGCCTCTAAGGCCGCGGTGATCGGGCTAACCAAGTCGGTGGCCGCCGACTTCGTGACCCAGGGCATCCGCTGCAATGCGATCTGCCCCGGCACGGTCGACAGCCCCTCGCTGCACGAACGCCTGCGCGCCACCGGCGACTACGAACAGGCGCTCGGGGATTTCATTGGCCGTCAGCCCATGGGGCGCATTGGCACACCCGCGGAGATCGCGGCGCTGGCGCTGTATCTGGCCAGCGACGACAGCGCCTACTCCACGGGTCAAGCCTATGCAATCGATGGCGGCTGGACGGTTTGA
- a CDS encoding adenylate/guanylate cyclase domain-containing protein, with product MERRLAAILAADVIGYSRLMGQDEARTLERLKAVLDRIVRPEIDANGGRIVKLMGDGVLAEFSSVVGAAKCALAVRAGLIADQAEVPDAEKILLRMGINLGDIIVDGDDIHGDGVNVAARLETLAEPNTIFVSGAVYDQLHAKLPVVFDALGKKAVKNIREPIRVYRLREGGAQRKTAAGISVPGYRRRIAIRAASAAIIVGGAFVAYLYLAPSNRDPVRQDALAKSEGRPTVTVLPLSIIGDDSRDQYFATGISQDITAALTHLSDLMVIAPSRDVGGEGNSPSAVLARGNGGARFVVGGTLARIDDMLRISVELVDTATGETLWLQTYNRSRDALASLAGDILDGIVPRLPVKQTDQHRAATDNTHFPKPLAYDLYLKGNLSFARFSPPAIEEAKQYYRDAAQIDPDYAKPPANLAFATALSVQFGWSATPEQDLVEVDQLIDRALKLDPDVHQAYLARGVSLRSQRHYEEAIAALKKALEIAPNHADAYAMISITYVFAGHPEEGLSAIENAMVRDPNHPFYYLYDKAMALFHLDRFEEAVAPLLLALQKNPDFLPARLLLASTYAHLGRLDDAGWEYQEVLARKPDFTLLQEQARIPYADPNDLFRYMDGLRTAAGDLR from the coding sequence GTGGAGCGTCGGCTCGCCGCGATACTAGCCGCCGATGTCATCGGCTATTCGCGCCTGATGGGGCAGGACGAGGCGAGAACCCTCGAACGCCTCAAGGCGGTACTGGATCGCATCGTTCGGCCCGAGATCGACGCCAATGGCGGGCGGATCGTCAAGCTGATGGGCGACGGCGTGCTGGCGGAATTCTCAAGTGTGGTCGGTGCCGCCAAATGCGCGCTCGCCGTCCGAGCCGGGCTTATCGCCGACCAGGCGGAAGTGCCCGACGCCGAGAAGATCCTGCTGCGCATGGGCATCAATCTCGGCGATATTATTGTCGATGGTGACGACATCCACGGCGACGGCGTGAACGTCGCCGCACGGCTTGAGACGCTTGCCGAACCGAACACGATCTTCGTCTCGGGCGCCGTTTATGATCAACTTCACGCGAAACTGCCGGTCGTTTTCGACGCGCTCGGCAAAAAGGCAGTTAAGAACATCCGTGAGCCGATCCGCGTGTATCGACTGCGGGAGGGAGGCGCCCAAAGGAAGACCGCAGCGGGAATTTCCGTGCCGGGGTACAGGCGCCGAATTGCAATCAGGGCTGCAAGTGCCGCGATAATCGTTGGTGGGGCCTTCGTTGCCTACCTCTATCTGGCTCCATCCAACCGCGACCCTGTCCGGCAGGATGCGCTCGCCAAGTCAGAGGGCCGTCCGACGGTAACCGTCCTGCCACTGAGTATAATTGGCGACGACTCCCGAGATCAGTATTTTGCGACTGGGATCAGTCAGGACATAACCGCGGCACTGACGCATCTGTCCGATCTGATGGTCATAGCCCCAAGCCGCGACGTCGGGGGCGAGGGGAACTCCCCGTCGGCCGTGCTCGCCCGCGGTAACGGCGGCGCCCGCTTCGTCGTGGGAGGGACGCTTGCCCGCATTGACGACATGCTGCGGATCAGTGTCGAGCTGGTGGATACGGCGACCGGCGAAACGCTTTGGCTGCAGACCTACAATCGCAGCCGTGATGCGCTCGCCTCGCTTGCCGGCGACATCCTGGACGGTATCGTGCCGCGCCTGCCGGTCAAGCAAACGGATCAGCATAGGGCCGCTACCGACAATACGCATTTTCCAAAGCCGTTGGCCTACGACCTGTATTTGAAAGGCAATCTGAGCTTTGCGCGGTTTTCGCCTCCGGCCATCGAGGAAGCCAAGCAATACTATCGGGACGCGGCACAGATCGATCCCGACTATGCGAAGCCGCCCGCGAACCTCGCGTTCGCCACGGCGTTGTCGGTTCAGTTCGGCTGGTCGGCGACACCCGAACAGGACCTAGTAGAGGTCGACCAGCTTATCGACCGTGCGCTCAAACTCGATCCCGACGTCCATCAGGCTTATCTGGCGCGCGGCGTCTCATTGCGCTCGCAGCGGCACTACGAAGAGGCTATCGCGGCTCTCAAAAAGGCGTTGGAGATCGCGCCGAACCACGCCGACGCCTACGCGATGATCAGCATCACCTACGTCTTCGCCGGGCATCCCGAGGAGGGCCTGTCCGCGATCGAGAACGCGATGGTTCGCGATCCGAACCATCCTTTCTACTATCTCTACGACAAGGCGATGGCGCTCTTTCATCTCGACCGGTTCGAGGAGGCTGTCGCGCCGCTGCTGCTGGCACTCCAGAAGAATCCCGACTTCCTTCCCGCTCGACTGCTGCTGGCCTCGACCTACGCCCATCTCGGCCGCCTGGACGATGCGGGCTGGGAATACCAGGAGGTGCTGGCGCGCAAACCTGACTTCACCCTGTTGCAGGAGCAGGCCCGCATTCCATACGCTGACCCGAACGATCTGTTCCGCTATATGGATGGCCTTCGAACCGCGGCCGGTGATTTGCGATGA
- a CDS encoding gamma-glutamyl-gamma-aminobutyrate hydrolase family protein, producing the protein MLNPPNLSRPVVLVTASLASPLVSPMVCDALSAEAENAMRHLRALGAEVRFIEASVSQAPASGLLSEHIAGLVVLGGADIDPTLYAQEANTDTLYGVNRAADELEASLIAAALVRKLPVFGICRGLQLINVVHGGTLIQDLGQPTLHNATSDNAIMVRHEVEVLPGSRLADIMGTDARQVLSGHHQAIGRLGKGLRASARAADGVIEAVEHTDGAWLLGVQWHPEDPAASVEDLYPLLNAFLAACREDAPIEG; encoded by the coding sequence ATGCTCAACCCTCCGAATTTGTCCCGCCCTGTGGTTTTGGTCACGGCTTCACTGGCCTCTCCCTTGGTCAGTCCGATGGTCTGCGATGCGTTGAGCGCCGAGGCCGAAAACGCCATGCGCCATTTACGGGCGCTGGGGGCCGAGGTGCGTTTTATCGAGGCGTCCGTGTCTCAGGCGCCTGCCAGCGGCCTGCTGTCGGAGCATATCGCGGGCCTGGTCGTGCTGGGCGGCGCCGATATCGACCCGACGCTATACGCCCAGGAGGCGAACACCGACACGCTCTACGGCGTCAATCGGGCCGCAGACGAGCTCGAGGCGTCACTGATCGCCGCCGCGCTGGTTCGCAAGCTGCCGGTCTTCGGGATCTGCCGCGGGTTGCAGCTGATCAACGTGGTGCATGGCGGCACACTGATTCAGGATCTCGGGCAGCCGACCTTGCACAATGCGACGTCGGACAATGCCATCATGGTCCGGCATGAGGTCGAGGTCCTGCCGGGCAGCAGGCTGGCCGATATCATGGGGACGGACGCGCGACAGGTTCTGTCCGGCCATCATCAAGCCATCGGGCGGCTCGGCAAGGGGCTGCGGGCCAGTGCTCGGGCGGCCGACGGTGTGATCGAGGCGGTGGAGCATACCGATGGGGCCTGGCTGCTCGGCGTCCAGTGGCACCCCGAGGATCCGGCGGCGTCGGTCGAGGATCTCTACCCGTTGTTGAACGCCTTCCTTGCCGCTTGCCGCGAGGACGCTCCGATCGAGGGATGA
- a CDS encoding glutaminase gives MIDREGPVLAAGSAEIVGPRLQAVLDEIVCDMSGRAERGLPADYIPPLASVDPACFGIAVALVDNRVFTAGNAEQAFSIQSISKLFTLTLALGMLGDSLWRRVGREPSGDAFNSIVLLEYERGIPRNPFLNAGSLVVADALLSSARAPRETIGEILRFLRFVAEDDGIAIDPVVAQAEKATGYRNAALANYLSSFGNLTNHPEHVLGVYVHHCAIAMSCRQLAMAGRFLAARGRNPATGHSVVSEERTRRVNALMMTCGHYDGSGDFAFRTGLPSKSGVGGGILAIVPAVASIAVWSPGLNAQGNSLLGIEALDILSRRMCWSVF, from the coding sequence ATGATCGACCGGGAAGGCCCTGTTCTAGCCGCCGGGTCGGCGGAGATCGTCGGCCCGCGGCTTCAGGCTGTTCTGGATGAGATCGTGTGCGACATGTCCGGCCGAGCTGAACGTGGTCTTCCAGCCGATTACATCCCGCCCCTGGCAAGCGTCGATCCCGCCTGTTTCGGCATCGCCGTGGCGCTGGTGGACAACCGTGTCTTCACGGCCGGAAACGCCGAGCAGGCCTTCTCGATCCAGAGCATTTCGAAGCTGTTCACGCTGACCCTCGCACTGGGCATGTTGGGCGACAGCCTGTGGCGTCGTGTCGGGCGCGAACCCTCGGGGGATGCGTTCAACTCCATCGTTCTCCTGGAGTATGAGCGCGGCATTCCGCGCAATCCTTTCCTCAATGCCGGTTCGTTGGTCGTGGCCGATGCGCTGCTGTCCTCGGCGCGCGCGCCGCGAGAAACCATCGGCGAAATCCTGCGCTTTCTGCGTTTCGTGGCCGAAGACGACGGGATCGCCATCGACCCGGTCGTGGCGCAGGCGGAGAAGGCCACCGGCTATCGCAACGCGGCGCTCGCGAATTACCTCAGTTCCTTCGGGAATCTGACCAACCACCCCGAGCATGTCCTGGGGGTCTATGTGCATCATTGCGCCATCGCCATGTCCTGCCGACAGCTGGCCATGGCCGGGCGTTTTCTCGCCGCGCGGGGGCGCAATCCCGCCACCGGCCATAGCGTGGTCTCGGAAGAACGGACCCGTCGGGTTAACGCGCTGATGATGACCTGTGGCCACTACGACGGGTCGGGCGATTTCGCGTTCCGTACCGGCCTCCCGTCGAAAAGCGGGGTCGGCGGCGGAATCCTCGCCATCGTGCCGGCGGTGGCCTCGATCGCGGTCTGGTCGCCCGGCCTAAACGCACAGGGCAATTCGCTGCTCGGCATCGAGGCGCTGGACATTCTGTCGCGCCGAATGTGCTGGTCGGTGTTCTGA
- a CDS encoding alpha/beta hydrolase, with amino-acid sequence MTDINDKLHPKLKEILAVPENPDATAVEEQTPDEARAEWKGDMSAVDGPAPEMAETRDIVLAGPAGDLSARLYVPAGLAAENRPCLVYFHGGGFIRGDIDTHDSVCRVLAEAANVAVISVDYRLAPEARCPAPVEDAHAAVAQIVARAAEFGVDPARIAVGGDSAGGNISAALTLMARDGSGPAIKAQLLIYPVTDLLNETDSARLFSRGYLLNSMPFYTASYLGPDGNAADPLASPLLAEDHAGLPSAIVITAGYDPLRDEGVAYAEKLREAGGEVVHLHYDNMIHGFSSLRGLLDEADASLREAGSALARLL; translated from the coding sequence ATGACGGATATCAATGACAAGCTGCATCCGAAACTGAAGGAGATCCTGGCGGTTCCGGAGAACCCGGATGCCACCGCGGTCGAGGAGCAAACGCCGGACGAGGCCCGGGCCGAGTGGAAGGGCGACATGAGCGCGGTGGACGGCCCCGCGCCGGAGATGGCCGAGACGCGAGATATCGTCCTGGCGGGCCCGGCGGGCGACCTGTCGGCGCGGCTTTATGTTCCGGCCGGTCTTGCCGCCGAGAACCGACCCTGCCTGGTCTATTTCCACGGCGGCGGTTTCATCCGGGGCGACATCGACACCCATGATTCAGTTTGTCGCGTTCTTGCTGAGGCCGCCAACGTCGCGGTGATCTCGGTCGACTACCGGCTGGCCCCGGAGGCGCGGTGCCCCGCGCCCGTGGAGGACGCCCACGCCGCCGTCGCGCAGATTGTCGCGCGGGCGGCGGAGTTCGGGGTTGATCCGGCCCGCATCGCGGTGGGCGGGGATAGTGCCGGAGGCAACATCTCGGCCGCGCTGACCCTGATGGCGCGGGACGGCAGCGGCCCGGCGATCAAGGCGCAATTGCTGATCTACCCAGTGACCGACCTGCTGAACGAGACCGACTCGGCGCGGCTGTTTTCCCGGGGCTATCTTCTGAATTCGATGCCCTTCTATACCGCGAGCTACCTCGGGCCCGACGGTAATGCCGCCGATCCACTGGCCTCGCCACTTCTGGCGGAGGATCACGCCGGGCTGCCGTCCGCCATCGTCATCACAGCGGGCTACGATCCGTTGCGCGACGAGGGTGTCGCCTATGCCGAGAAGCTCCGCGAGGCCGGGGGCGAGGTGGTGCACCTGCATTACGACAACATGATCCACGGTTTCAGCTCGCTGCGTGGCCTTCTGGACGAGGCCGACGCCTCGTTGCGCGAGGCCGGGTCCGCACTGGCGCGGCTGCTCTGA
- a CDS encoding DUF1116 domain-containing protein gives MTGIDRAAANAEAFRRMTAAEPVLVDILPARDVVPGMDRRIVLTSGAPLPWEDYEGGQREGLIGGALYEGWAGTREEAIALFDSGGIAVGACQDHACVGSLAGIYTPSMPVFVVEDRATGRRAYCNMYEGKSRKRLNYGTYDETVHRQLKMVETILAPTLAETVRDIGGVPLKPLMIRALNMGDELHSRNTAASLMFARELTPGFLRLFSKLGSHVEKTVELLTEDHYFFLRLSMAAAKVSADLAHGVEGASIVTAMAFSCREFSIRVSGLDGWIRGPHASVEAKLFDGHDASEITWMGGESPITETIGLGGFAQGGAPTLQAYQGGSYAAMMARNETLYDIVEGENPDYKIAAFGYRGTPTGIDLFKVLKTGILPVMDIGIAGKGGGQIGAGVVSAPMDCFRQAAELYAARYGD, from the coding sequence ATGACCGGGATCGACCGCGCCGCCGCCAATGCCGAGGCGTTTCGCCGGATGACCGCAGCCGAGCCTGTGCTCGTCGACATCCTCCCCGCTCGCGATGTGGTGCCGGGGATGGACCGGCGGATCGTCCTGACCTCCGGCGCGCCGCTGCCTTGGGAAGACTATGAAGGCGGCCAGCGGGAAGGGCTGATCGGCGGCGCTCTCTACGAGGGTTGGGCCGGCACCCGCGAGGAGGCGATCGCGCTGTTCGACAGCGGCGGGATTGCCGTCGGCGCCTGCCAGGACCATGCCTGTGTCGGCTCGCTTGCGGGCATCTACACGCCGTCCATGCCGGTATTCGTGGTCGAGGACCGTGCCACTGGTCGCCGGGCCTATTGCAACATGTACGAAGGCAAGTCGCGCAAGCGGCTGAACTACGGCACCTACGATGAGACCGTCCATCGCCAGCTGAAGATGGTCGAGACGATCCTTGCTCCGACTCTGGCCGAAACGGTGCGGGACATTGGCGGCGTTCCGTTGAAGCCGCTGATGATCCGGGCGCTGAACATGGGGGACGAGCTGCATTCGCGGAATACGGCGGCGTCCCTGATGTTCGCCCGCGAACTTACGCCGGGTTTCCTGAGGCTGTTTTCTAAACTCGGCAGCCATGTGGAAAAGACGGTGGAGCTGCTGACGGAGGATCATTATTTCTTCCTGCGGCTGTCGATGGCGGCGGCCAAGGTGTCGGCCGATCTCGCCCATGGTGTCGAAGGGGCGTCCATTGTCACCGCCATGGCGTTTTCGTGCCGGGAGTTCTCGATCCGGGTGTCCGGTCTGGACGGCTGGATCCGCGGCCCGCATGCCTCGGTCGAGGCCAAGCTCTTCGACGGGCACGACGCCTCTGAAATTACTTGGATGGGCGGGGAAAGCCCGATTACCGAGACCATCGGTCTGGGCGGGTTCGCCCAGGGCGGGGCCCCCACGCTGCAGGCCTATCAGGGCGGCAGCTACGCCGCGATGATGGCCCGGAACGAGACGCTGTACGACATCGTCGAGGGCGAGAACCCCGACTACAAGATCGCGGCGTTCGGCTATCGCGGCACCCCGACCGGGATCGACCTGTTCAAGGTACTGAAAACCGGGATCCTGCCGGTGATGGATATCGGCATTGCGGGCAAGGGCGGGGGACAGATCGGCGCCGGCGTCGTCTCGGCTCCGATGGACTGTTTCCGGCAGGCGGCGGAGCTGTATGCCGCGCGGTATGGCGATTGA
- a CDS encoding SDR family NAD(P)-dependent oxidoreductase has protein sequence MTAKKTVLVTGGTGGIGTAINERLTAEGYQVVAADLNIDPSQNGALGRTGTAEVYLHQVEVQDSDSVVACVQSAVEIGGGSLAGVVNCHGIVRHTPIETVTDDQMGMVWNVNVAGSARVCQAAVPHMSADSAIINISSVTAWLGRLPGASMYGASKSALQAYTRYLACELAERGIRVNAIAPGFILALPLSESMKAIGWGGSEEQVVARLKAEIPMNRFGKCEEIADSVEFLLSPRASYITGTTLLVDGGVAAR, from the coding sequence ATGACAGCAAAGAAAACCGTCCTCGTGACCGGAGGCACCGGCGGCATCGGTACGGCGATCAACGAGCGCCTGACCGCCGAGGGCTATCAGGTGGTCGCGGCCGACCTGAATATCGACCCGTCACAGAACGGCGCGCTGGGGCGGACCGGGACGGCGGAAGTCTATCTGCACCAGGTCGAGGTGCAGGACAGCGACAGTGTCGTGGCCTGCGTGCAATCGGCGGTCGAGATAGGCGGCGGGTCACTGGCCGGCGTCGTGAACTGTCATGGGATCGTGCGCCATACGCCGATCGAAACCGTGACGGACGATCAGATGGGCATGGTCTGGAACGTCAACGTGGCGGGCTCGGCCCGGGTCTGTCAGGCGGCGGTGCCGCACATGAGCGCGGACAGCGCGATCATCAATATTTCCAGCGTCACCGCATGGCTCGGCCGGCTGCCCGGCGCCTCGATGTACGGCGCGTCGAAATCGGCCCTGCAGGCCTATACCCGGTATCTCGCCTGTGAGCTGGCCGAACGGGGAATACGGGTGAATGCCATCGCCCCCGGCTTCATCCTTGCCCTGCCTCTGTCTGAGTCGATGAAGGCGATCGGCTGGGGCGGCTCTGAAGAACAGGTGGTTGCCCGGCTCAAGGCCGAGATCCCGATGAACCGCTTCGGCAAGTGCGAGGAGATTGCGGATTCTGTCGAATTCCTGCTGTCGCCGCGCGCGTCCTACATCACGGGCACCACGCTGCTCGTTGACGGCGGGGTGGCCGCGCGATGA